One Desulfurispora thermophila DSM 16022 DNA segment encodes these proteins:
- the speE gene encoding polyamine aminopropyltransferase — protein MQELWASEMQTPDLRISCRVSKMLHYEKTPYQELMVVDTYEFGRMLFLDNIIQTNIKDEFVYHEMMAHVGLNTLPNPRRVLVVGGGDGGVIREIIKHPSVEKATLVEIDAKVVEAAQKYLPEISCALTDPRVEVIIDDGIKHVQQSKNKYDMIIVDSTDPIGPAVGLFAGEFYRSVAEALTDDGLFVAQTESPFFNRDLIARVYKEISSAFPLTRLYLACIPTYPGGLWTFTMGSKKHDPLQVDVSRIPDLATKYYSPGIHRACFELPPFVADLIK, from the coding sequence ATGCAAGAACTTTGGGCATCGGAAATGCAAACGCCGGACCTGCGCATATCTTGCCGGGTATCTAAAATGTTGCACTATGAAAAAACGCCTTACCAAGAGCTGATGGTGGTTGATACATACGAGTTTGGGCGGATGCTTTTTCTGGATAACATAATTCAGACCAACATTAAAGACGAGTTTGTTTATCATGAAATGATGGCCCATGTGGGGCTCAATACTTTGCCCAATCCTCGCCGGGTGCTGGTGGTAGGTGGGGGTGACGGCGGAGTAATTAGAGAAATTATCAAGCACCCCAGTGTGGAAAAGGCTACCCTGGTGGAAATCGATGCTAAAGTGGTGGAAGCGGCTCAGAAATACCTGCCGGAAATCAGCTGTGCGCTGACCGATCCCCGCGTGGAAGTGATTATTGACGACGGCATTAAACATGTGCAGCAAAGTAAAAACAAATACGACATGATTATTGTTGACTCTACGGATCCGATTGGTCCAGCAGTGGGTCTCTTTGCCGGTGAGTTTTACCGCAGTGTGGCCGAAGCTTTGACCGATGATGGCCTGTTTGTAGCCCAAACCGAATCGCCATTCTTTAACCGGGACTTGATTGCGCGTGTTTATAAGGAAATATCCAGTGCATTTCCTTTAACCAGGCTTTATCTGGCCTGCATACCCACTTACCCAGGCGGGTTATGGACCTTTACCATGGGCAGCAAAAAGCATGACCCGCTCCAGGTTGATGTGAGCCGCATTCCGGATTTGGCAACCAAGTACTACAGTCCTGGTATACATAGGGCGTGCTTTGAATTGCCGCCTTTTGTTGCCGACCTGATTAAGTAA
- a CDS encoding nitrilase-related carbon-nitrogen hydrolase → MKDTRIAVVQMQPRLGDIDYNLNKIKQFIQQAARHLVDIVCFPEMCLQSYNREMAAQLSVPLTGPECSTISSWAMQYRVTVLAGFAEECAEKGGKPFISQLIALPDGSMAVYRKTHLGKSETPFFQPGNNLPVFETPTCKIGVQICWDLHFPEASAVLALKGAEVIFAPHASPVIVGDRRGIWLKYLAARAYDNTVYLAACNLTGRVGKQHFCGGALVLDMRGNLLAESFHNQEDMLICTLPAAPLNYVRSGNPRSMRDTFYLACRRPELYRELYPEACDLSD, encoded by the coding sequence ATGAAGGACACCCGTATCGCTGTAGTGCAAATGCAGCCCCGCCTGGGAGATATTGATTATAACCTGAACAAAATAAAGCAGTTCATTCAACAAGCTGCCCGCCACCTGGTAGACATTGTTTGCTTCCCGGAAATGTGCCTGCAAAGCTACAACCGGGAAATGGCCGCCCAGTTGTCGGTACCCCTAACAGGACCGGAGTGTTCCACCATCAGTTCCTGGGCCATGCAATACAGGGTTACCGTGCTGGCCGGATTTGCTGAAGAGTGCGCGGAAAAAGGAGGAAAGCCATTTATCTCCCAGCTGATTGCCCTGCCCGACGGTAGTATGGCAGTTTACCGCAAAACACATCTGGGTAAAAGCGAAACACCTTTTTTTCAACCAGGAAACAATCTGCCAGTTTTTGAAACCCCTACATGCAAAATTGGTGTCCAGATCTGCTGGGATTTGCATTTCCCGGAAGCGAGTGCTGTACTGGCCCTGAAAGGAGCAGAAGTAATATTTGCCCCCCACGCCTCGCCGGTCATTGTAGGTGATCGCAGGGGTATCTGGCTGAAATATCTGGCGGCACGCGCTTACGATAATACCGTTTATCTGGCCGCCTGCAACTTGACCGGTCGGGTGGGAAAACAGCACTTTTGTGGAGGCGCACTGGTTCTGGACATGCGGGGCAATCTACTGGCTGAGTCATTTCACAATCAGGAAGACATGTTGATATGCACCCTGCCGGCCGCTCCGCTCAATTATGTCCGTTCCGGCAATCCACGCTCTATGCGGGATACGTTCTATCTGGCCTGCCGCCGCCCCGAACTTTACCGTGAGCTGTATCCCGAAGCATGCGACTTGTCAGATTAA
- the speB gene encoding agmatinase: protein MYLERDCRFLAAADDIEQAKLVIVGAPMDFTVSFRPGTREGPRHIRLMSVGLEEYSPELDRQLGEVAFADAGDVIMQPGRVVGSLSRIAEVLRPLYRQGKTPLLLGGEHLVSLPAIEEAARVHPGLAVLHFDAHADLRHEYLGEALSHATVMRRVCEVVGAGNLYQFGIRSGTREEFAFASGNCHLYRQWDQQLLHEVVQQLAGRPVYISLDIDVLDPAFAPGTGTPEPGGVTPRALFDALYQMTGLDVVGLDIVEVCPVYDPSGATGILAAKLVREAILLWAPRRR, encoded by the coding sequence TTGTACCTGGAGAGGGACTGCCGGTTTCTGGCTGCTGCTGATGATATTGAGCAGGCAAAACTAGTTATAGTAGGCGCACCTATGGATTTTACAGTGAGTTTCCGACCGGGTACCAGGGAGGGCCCCCGGCACATCCGCTTGATGAGCGTAGGGCTGGAAGAATACAGTCCGGAGTTGGACCGGCAGCTGGGGGAAGTTGCTTTCGCCGATGCCGGTGATGTAATCATGCAGCCCGGCCGGGTGGTCGGGAGTTTAAGCCGCATTGCGGAGGTTTTGCGACCATTATATCGCCAGGGCAAAACTCCTCTGCTTCTGGGGGGAGAGCATCTGGTGAGTTTACCTGCTATTGAAGAGGCAGCCCGCGTGCATCCGGGTCTGGCCGTGCTTCATTTCGATGCTCATGCCGATTTGCGGCACGAATACCTGGGTGAAGCTCTTTCTCACGCAACAGTGATGCGACGGGTCTGCGAGGTTGTGGGAGCAGGAAACCTGTATCAGTTTGGCATTCGTTCGGGAACCAGGGAAGAATTTGCCTTTGCCTCGGGCAATTGCCATTTGTATCGCCAGTGGGACCAGCAATTGCTGCACGAGGTTGTGCAGCAGTTGGCGGGCCGGCCGGTTTACATCAGTCTGGATATTGACGTGCTGGATCCGGCCTTTGCTCCGGGTACCGGTACGCCGGAACCAGGAGGGGTTACACCTCGGGCGCTTTTTGATGCGCTATACCAGATGACCGGTCTTGATGTTGTGGGGCTGGATATCGTTGAAGTTTGTCCGGTTTATGACCCCAGCGGTGCTACGGGGATTTTGGCGGCCAAGCTGGTCAGGGAAGCTATACTGCTTTGGGCACCGCGCCGCAGGTAA